A genomic region of Caenorhabditis elegans chromosome V contains the following coding sequences:
- the F44E7.7 gene encoding MFS domain-containing protein (Confirmed by transcript evidence) gives MIGLAAGFVVMSLTSSRTIAQISYTFAVTLSGITIMGTVKCLQLRCQQHVHFATVVVAFMACIWQFLVPLGVGYLCPNNTPEEWSFLFFIVSGIVLIVNIPFPFLTTAEAADYAKRF, from the exons ATGATTGGATTGGCCGCTGGATTTGTCGTCATGTCATTG acATCTTCCAGAACAATTGCCCAAATTTCATATACTTTTGCAGTTACTCTGTCAGGCATTACAATCATGGGTACAGTTAAATGTTTGCAACTg cgatgcCAACAACATGTTCACTTTGCAACTGTTGTTGTTGCATTCATGGCATGCATTTGGCAGTTTTTGGTACCTCTTGGAGTAGGGTACCTTTGTCCGAATAATACTCCTGAAGAATGgtctttcttgttttttattgtatCCGGAATTGTTTTAATTGTCAATATTCCTTTCCCGTTTTTGACTACCGCTGAAGCTGCGGATTATGCCAAacgattttaa
- the F44E7.7 gene encoding MFS domain-containing protein (Confirmed by transcript evidence) encodes MGTVKCLQLRCQQHVHFATVVVAFMACIWQFLVPLGVGYLCPNNTPEEWSFLFFIVSGIVLIVNIPFPFLTTAEAADYAKRF; translated from the exons ATGGGTACAGTTAAATGTTTGCAACTg cgatgcCAACAACATGTTCACTTTGCAACTGTTGTTGTTGCATTCATGGCATGCATTTGGCAGTTTTTGGTACCTCTTGGAGTAGGGTACCTTTGTCCGAATAATACTCCTGAAGAATGgtctttcttgttttttattgtatCCGGAATTGTTTTAATTGTCAATATTCCTTTCCCGTTTTTGACTACCGCTGAAGCTGCGGATTATGCCAAacgattttaa
- the nhr-142 gene encoding Nuclear Hormone Receptor family (Product from WormBase gene class nhr;~Confirmed by transcript evidence) has translation MEVPELIDDSSIQRKETQSPMEIGMSPPAFIEQSRMSVDQPSSSSSDSECRVCAHTAHGVHFGVLSCRACAAFFRRSVVMDKKYSCRKASQGCRIDKSERYLCRLCRYKKCLQLGMTADNVQWNRDMISSTDRKRQSEEDDATDVDAYSDWSPGSKKSCLDAPPLYDLSRTLNKIHKTFMEFKIPVDDPVYQSTSTLGKMDWALRRHRKNKKMQNFRIINTIRLDQLVDMWGMEMTKQAEFMMHSEEFRELSLEEKFSIFKLVWQVSQRFEKLTMSLEIFGKRAIEEKILITSNSTAIRMEDVEIDLSKITDYTSLELRKMFQHVCSQMYEEVARPLMELDPSTIEISYMLCQIIWHIAGKTLQGDILDAGEKFIGKIADDLHQYYLKEYKMSNYAGRLIKLMTVVNSLQRIHLDRLKIMELAKIFEVFKVKVTDPCVFQD, from the exons ATGGAAGTTCCTGAGCTCATTGATGATTCGTCAATTCAAAGAAAG gaaacacAATCACCAATGGAAATCGGAATGTCTCCACCGGCTTTTATAGAGCAATCCCGAATGAGTGTAGATCAG CCGTCGTCATCTTCATCTGATTCCGAATGCCGAGTTTGCGCACACACGGCACACGGTGTCCACTTTGGAGTTTTGTCTTGCAGGGCTTGTGCTGCGTTTTTCAG ACGCTCTGTTGTCATGGACAAAAAATACTCGTGCAGAAAAGCAAGTCAAGGATGTCGAATTGACAAGTCAGAGAGGTATCTGTGCAGATTGTGCAGGTACAAAAAGTGCCTACAACTCGGGATGACCGCAGATA ATGTTCAATGGAATCGTGATATGATTTCATCAACTGATAGAAAACGTCAAAGTGAAGAAGACGATGCAACTGACGTTGATGCATATTCAGATTGGAGTCCTGGATCCAAAAAGTCTTGTTTAGATGCTCCACCACTTTATGATTTGTCAAGaactttgaataaaatacACAAGACTTTTATGGAG TTCAAAATACCAGTTGATGATCCGGTTTACCAGTCGACCAGCACTTTAGGAAAAATGGATTGGGCTTTGAGACGTCATCGGAAGAATAAAAAGATGCAAAACTTCCGA ATCATAAACACTATACGACTGGACCAATTGGTTGATATGTGGGGAATGGAAATGACCAAACAAGCAGAATTTATGATGCATTCTGAAGAATTTCGAGAATTGAGTTTGGAAgaaaagttttcgattttcaaattagtttGGCAAGTGTCACAGAGATTCGAGAAGCTGACAATGtcactggaaatttttggaaaaagggCGATAGAGGAGAAA attctCATCACCTCAAATTCGACTGCAATTCGAATGGAAGATGTTGAAATTGATCTTTCCAAGATAACCGACTACACTTCCCTCGAGCTCCGAAAAATGTTCCAACATGTGTGCTCACAAATGTATGAAGAAGTCGCTCGTCCACTTATGGAGCTTGATCCATCCACAATTGAAATTAGTTACATGTTGTGTCAAATCATATGGCATATTGCTG gaaaaactcTTCAAGGTGATATTCTTGATGCGGGAGAGAAATTCATTGGGAAAATAGCCGACGATCTTCatcaatattatttgaaagagTACAAAATGTCAAACTATGCTGGTAGACTTATCAAACTGATGACTGTTGTGAATAGTTTACAG AGAATTCATTTGGATCGCCTGAAAATCATGGAATTGGCTAAgattttcgaagttttcaaGGTCAAAGTGACCGATCCATGCGTCTTCCAGGactaa
- the F44E7.7 gene encoding Major facilitator superfamily (MFS) profile domain-containing protein (Confirmed by transcript evidence) — protein sequence MTVITIESGFPDVRHISSFVFFHKTRYLIMILSLLCMTVGQMNSLSFNFTVICMEDVVVDFHSNNRTDLHWLEDPSQKSWIFSGVAIGAVIGLLPLVPMLDNIGLRITFTLFGIISAASSLLFPLSVHMGFYAVFIVRILQGIGTSILYTVVAYIPGIWAPKTEMGTFLAVLSCGFQLSNIICMPVSGILCESDWGWRPIYYIFGSLTILVYMVFFFLYADAPKNHFHVSSKELSMICAEKKPKKGKESVPYRAICFDKCVLATWLSMCGRNVAFYVLVLYGPTYLREVLHFDVKGTGWAAALPFVSCAIVKFASGQLTDRLTMFSEKTKFVTCTLISMIGLAAGFVVMSLTSSRTIAQISYTFAVTLSGITIMGTVKCLQLRCQQHVHFATVVVAFMACIWQFLVPLGVGYLCPNNTPEEWSFLFFIVSGIVLIVNIPFPFLTTAEAADYAKRF from the exons ATGACAGTGATAACTATTGAATCAGGATTCCCAGATGTTCGGCACATATCTAGTTTTGTGTTCTTTCACAAAACTCGATACTTGATTATGATACTTTC GCTTTTGTGTATGACAGTTGGTCAAATGAATTCCTTAAGCTTCAACTTCACAGTTATTTGTATGGAAGATGTAGTTGTGGACTTTCATAGTAATAACAGAACGGATTTGCATTGGCTGGAAGATCCAAGTCAAAAATCTTGGATTTTCTCAGGAGTTGCAATTGGAGCAGTAATTGGATTGCTTCCACTCGTGCCAATGTTAGATAACATTGGGTTGAG AATAACCTTCACACTATTTGGTATAATCTCTGCTGCCAGTTCTCTACTCTTTCCATTATCAGTTCACATGGGATTCTATGCTGTTTTTATTGTAAGAATATTACAAGGAATCGGAACATCAATCCTCTACACAGTTGTCGCTTATATTCCGGGAATATGGGCTCCAAAGACTGAAATGGGCacttttttggcagttttatCATGTGGTTTCCAATTGAGCAACATCATCTGTATGCCCGTTTCAGGAATACTTTGCGAATCGGATTGGGGGTGGAGGCCGATCTATTACATTTTTGGATCACTTACTATTCTCGTCTATAtggtatttttctttttgtacgCTGATGCTCCTAAGAATCATTTCCACGTATCATCCAAAGAGCTGAGTATGATTTGTGCTGAAAAGAAGCCAAAGAAAGGAAAAGAAAGTGTTCCGTACCGAGCAATATGCTTTGATAAATGTGTACTTGCAACGTGGCTTTCAATGTGCGGAAGAAATGTTGCATTCTACGTACTTGTTTTGTATGGACCTACTTATCTGAGAGAAGTTTTACATTTTGATGTAAAAGGCACCGGATGGGCAGCAGCTTTACCGTTTGTTTCGTGTGCAATTGTTAAATTTGCATCAGGTCAACTAACGGATAGACTGACAATGTTTTCCGAGAAG acaAAGTTTGTTACCTGCACACTAATCTCCATGATTGGATTGGCCGCTGGATTTGTCGTCATGTCATTG acATCTTCCAGAACAATTGCCCAAATTTCATATACTTTTGCAGTTACTCTGTCAGGCATTACAATCATGGGTACAGTTAAATGTTTGCAACTg cgatgcCAACAACATGTTCACTTTGCAACTGTTGTTGTTGCATTCATGGCATGCATTTGGCAGTTTTTGGTACCTCTTGGAGTAGGGTACCTTTGTCCGAATAATACTCCTGAAGAATGgtctttcttgttttttattgtatCCGGAATTGTTTTAATTGTCAATATTCCTTTCCCGTTTTTGACTACCGCTGAAGCTGCGGATTATGCCAAacgattttaa
- the F44E7.9 gene encoding Rab5-interacting protein (Confirmed by transcript evidence) → MSSKSSAPLEPTWTETLAKGLTPRSEWPDKDELLDVVYWGKQVISLLLGFIFGITSLTGVLVLVCYVGTSSVIAHHFVTKFQRVDEEEVGGFWELSKEGFGAAFATFMVTWITTYTYSTQV, encoded by the exons ATGTCGTCCAAATCGTCTGCACCACTGGAACCCACGTGGACCGAGACg CTTGCCAAAGGACTCACACCTCGCTCTGAATGGCCAGACAAAGACGAATTATTGGATGTTGTTTACTGGGGAAAACAG GTTATCTCCCTGCTGCTGGGCTTCATCTTCGGAATTACCTCACTAACCGGAGTCCTCGTTTTAGTCTGCTACGTTGGAACGTCTTCCGTCATTGCTCACCACTTTGTTACAAAATTCCAACGAGTGGACGAAGAAGAAGTCGGAGGATTCTGGGAATTGTCGAAAGAAGGATTCGGTGCTGCTTTCGCTACCTTCATGGTTACGTGGATCACAACCTACACGTACTCGACACAAGTGTAG
- the fbxa-183 gene encoding F-box domain-containing protein (Confirmed by transcript evidence): MKFQIHLFLDTSPALRSLFQIVKMSDQIDPKVKCIVMDPRALRICVLFQHLQGIEVFNAYKAMSKVFGDHFMEYRHFEYWYMGLANGSLTVDSYDRFHTSERKEFTGLFTDVQAMILDKLNPIDLFAARAVCRDFKDIIDNQKSTLKKIMMNLDETRVDLETNNSQIRGLNLDCFEVNIMVWMDEWYRIFLAIKGVLESIGILSAKSVLINWDDTYEIAELLQHVKPEVLEDLTIKCLGSERENLVGLEQWKKAKNLKLSKVPHFSIIVKHLNHFKSMNFDFVGESFSRDDIIKFRDEVLLKSTNFEYFTSENVKFSARLLVKVFDLHSTPSSSGSIVYKSKNGTFDIAYHPNGFTIKKKIDSNH, from the exons atgaaatttcaaattcatttatttcttgATACTTCGCCAGCTCTACGAAGTTTGTTTCAAATCGTCAAAATGTCCGATCA aatcgATCCCAAAGTTAAATGTATCGTCATGGACCCTAGAGCATTGCGAATCTGCGTTTTATTTCAACATCTTCAAGGCATTGAAGTTTTCAATGCATATAAAGCAATGAGCAAGGTATTTGGAGATCACTTTATGGAATACCGACACTTTGAATATTGGTATATGGGACTTGCAAATGGGAGTTTAACCGTAGACTCTTATGATAg ATTTCATACATCAGAGAGGAAAGAGTTCACCGGCCTTTTCACCGACGTTCAAGCGATGATCCTTGATAAACTGAATCCAATTGATCT gtttgcTGCACGCGCAGTTTGTCGGGATTTCAAGGATATTATTGACAATCAAAAATCTACCCTGAAAAAGATAATGATGAATCTAGATGAGACAAGAGTTGATTTAGAAACAAACAATAGCCAG attCGAGGATTAAATCTGGATTGTTTCGAAGTTAATATTATGGTCTGGATGGATGAATGGTACAGAATTTTTCTTGCTATTAAAGGCGTTCTTGAATCAATTGGAATCTTGTCGGCAAAATCAGTTTTGATCAATTGGGATGACACTTATGAAATTGCTGAACTTCTGCAACACGTTAAGCCTGAAGTTCTGGAAGACTTAACAATTAAATGTCTTGGTTCCGAAAGAGAAAATCTGGTGGGCCTGGAACAGTGGAAAAAAGcaaagaatctgaaattgtctaaagttccacatttttctattattgTCAAGCATCTCAATCACTTCAAATCTATGAACTTCGACTTTGTTGGAGAATCTTTCTCAAGAGATGACATCATCAAGTTTCGAGAT GAGGTTCTtctaaaatcaacaaatttcgaatattttactTCTGAAAACGTGAAATTCAGTGCAAGACTGCTCGTTAAAGTTTTCGATCTACACTCAACTCCAAGTTCATCTGGCTCAATTGTttataaatctaaaaatggaACATTCGATATTGCTTATCACCCGAATGGGTTCACCATCAAGAAGAAAATCGACTCGAATCATTGA
- the nhr-142 gene encoding Nuclear Hormone Receptor family (Product from WormBase gene class nhr;~Confirmed by transcript evidence) gives MSPPAFIEQSRMSVDQPSSSSSDSECRVCAHTAHGVHFGVLSCRACAAFFRRSVVMDKKYSCRKASQGCRIDKSERYLCRLCRYKKCLQLGMTADNVQWNRDMISSTDRKRQSEEDDATDVDAYSDWSPGSKKSCLDAPPLYDLSRTLNKIHKTFMEFKIPVDDPVYQSTSTLGKMDWALRRHRKNKKMQNFRIINTIRLDQLVDMWGMEMTKQAEFMMHSEEFRELSLEEKFSIFKLVWQVSQRFEKLTMSLEIFGKRAIEEKILITSNSTAIRMEDVEIDLSKITDYTSLELRKMFQHVCSQMYEEVARPLMELDPSTIEISYMLCQIIWHIAGKTLQGDILDAGEKFIGKIADDLHQYYLKEYKMSNYAGRLIKLMTVVNSLQRIHLDRLKIMELAKIFEVFKVKVTDPCVFQD, from the exons ATGTCTCCACCGGCTTTTATAGAGCAATCCCGAATGAGTGTAGATCAG CCGTCGTCATCTTCATCTGATTCCGAATGCCGAGTTTGCGCACACACGGCACACGGTGTCCACTTTGGAGTTTTGTCTTGCAGGGCTTGTGCTGCGTTTTTCAG ACGCTCTGTTGTCATGGACAAAAAATACTCGTGCAGAAAAGCAAGTCAAGGATGTCGAATTGACAAGTCAGAGAGGTATCTGTGCAGATTGTGCAGGTACAAAAAGTGCCTACAACTCGGGATGACCGCAGATA ATGTTCAATGGAATCGTGATATGATTTCATCAACTGATAGAAAACGTCAAAGTGAAGAAGACGATGCAACTGACGTTGATGCATATTCAGATTGGAGTCCTGGATCCAAAAAGTCTTGTTTAGATGCTCCACCACTTTATGATTTGTCAAGaactttgaataaaatacACAAGACTTTTATGGAG TTCAAAATACCAGTTGATGATCCGGTTTACCAGTCGACCAGCACTTTAGGAAAAATGGATTGGGCTTTGAGACGTCATCGGAAGAATAAAAAGATGCAAAACTTCCGA ATCATAAACACTATACGACTGGACCAATTGGTTGATATGTGGGGAATGGAAATGACCAAACAAGCAGAATTTATGATGCATTCTGAAGAATTTCGAGAATTGAGTTTGGAAgaaaagttttcgattttcaaattagtttGGCAAGTGTCACAGAGATTCGAGAAGCTGACAATGtcactggaaatttttggaaaaagggCGATAGAGGAGAAA attctCATCACCTCAAATTCGACTGCAATTCGAATGGAAGATGTTGAAATTGATCTTTCCAAGATAACCGACTACACTTCCCTCGAGCTCCGAAAAATGTTCCAACATGTGTGCTCACAAATGTATGAAGAAGTCGCTCGTCCACTTATGGAGCTTGATCCATCCACAATTGAAATTAGTTACATGTTGTGTCAAATCATATGGCATATTGCTG gaaaaactcTTCAAGGTGATATTCTTGATGCGGGAGAGAAATTCATTGGGAAAATAGCCGACGATCTTCatcaatattatttgaaagagTACAAAATGTCAAACTATGCTGGTAGACTTATCAAACTGATGACTGTTGTGAATAGTTTACAG AGAATTCATTTGGATCGCCTGAAAATCATGGAATTGGCTAAgattttcgaagttttcaaGGTCAAAGTGACCGATCCATGCGTCTTCCAGGactaa